From the genome of Hathewaya histolytica, one region includes:
- a CDS encoding DHH family phosphoesterase: MISKVVDYIKNPNKIGITFHTSPDGDSLGSSLALLQILRKLNKESYIICKERIPDNFRFLPYSEEITGKVTVPLKGTECIIVLDCGNIERINADLDFYSPEYSILNIDHHKSNENYGKLNYINTEASAVAEIIYTLMKNSGVELDKNIATCLYTSILTDTGSFRHSSTTSTTHNIVADLIRTGIDFSNIHRIIFDNKSFNRIKLYGKVIDDMELSPNGKVAFIYVKKDYFDQLDLEEGDTSDLLTFGMKIDTVEVVVLLKEKEDGTKVSLRSKNIIDVRLIAESYNGGGHTRAAGFISNSPALEVKTELLYKIGRYYNE, encoded by the coding sequence ATGATAAGTAAAGTAGTTGATTATATAAAGAACCCTAATAAAATAGGAATCACGTTTCATACATCCCCAGATGGTGATTCCTTAGGGAGTTCTTTAGCTCTTTTACAAATCCTTAGAAAATTAAACAAGGAATCTTATATTATATGCAAGGAAAGAATACCAGATAATTTTAGGTTTTTACCTTATTCAGAAGAAATTACAGGAAAAGTTACAGTGCCATTAAAGGGAACGGAATGTATTATTGTTTTAGATTGTGGTAATATTGAAAGAATAAATGCAGATTTGGATTTCTATAGTCCAGAGTATAGTATACTAAATATAGATCATCATAAATCAAATGAGAATTATGGAAAACTTAATTATATAAACACTGAAGCATCCGCTGTTGCAGAAATCATATACACTTTAATGAAAAATTCAGGCGTAGAGCTAGATAAGAATATAGCAACTTGTTTATATACTTCAATACTAACGGATACAGGTTCCTTTAGACATTCTTCTACTACAAGCACTACTCATAACATAGTAGCTGATCTTATAAGAACAGGCATAGATTTTTCAAACATCCATAGGATAATATTTGACAATAAGAGTTTTAATAGAATAAAATTGTATGGAAAAGTGATTGATGATATGGAGTTATCTCCTAATGGAAAAGTAGCTTTTATATATGTTAAAAAAGATTATTTTGATCAACTTGATTTAGAAGAGGGAGATACATCAGATCTTCTAACTTTTGGTATGAAAATAGATACTGTAGAAGTAGTTGTTTTATTAAAAGAAAAAGAGGATGGCACAAAAGTGAGCTTGAGATCAAAAAATATTATTGATGTACGTCTTATAGCTGAAAGCTATAATGGTGGAGGTCATACAAGAGCTGCAGGCTTTATATCAAATTCTCCTGCCTTAGAAGTGAAAACAGAGTTATTATATAAGATAGGGAGATACTATAATGAATAA
- the infB gene encoding translation initiation factor IF-2 — translation MAKVRIYELAKDLDISSKELINILMEEFDIKVKNHMSVIDDEDAELLMELFEDKKTEKTESEVVDHYEKLEDENTLKNIKKKKIKKNAKDESNEEMTNAKEDLEDIKVIEMAETITVKEFSEKINKSVTDVIKQLMLSGVMAAINQEIDVPTAKKVAEKFNAVIEVINRNDVLEEENDSLLALSDKEDEELVKRPPIVTVMGHVDHGKTSLLDAIKQTKVTDTEAGGITQHIGAYTVELNGEKITFLDTPGHEAFTAMRARGAQLTDIVILVVAADDGIMPQTVEAINHCKAAGVSLIVAINKIDKPAANIDRVKQELTEHGLITEDWGGDTICVPVSAHTKEGIDNLLEMVLLSSEMLELKADPDRRARGTVVEAQLDKGRGPVATLIVQNGTLNVGDSIVVGTTYGRIRAMFNDKARNIKSAGPAMAAEVLGLSEVPEAGDKFVVMKDEKTARNTAEKRKDKLREQKLLKSHKVSLEDLYNQIQEGKVKELSLVVKADVQGSVEALAQSLEKLSTDSVKVRVIHGAAGAITETDVILASASNAIILGFNVRPDGNAIALAEKDEVDIKTYRIIYDAIEDVKSAMLGLLDPEYKEVVLGSAQVRQIYKISNVGTIAGCYVLNGKITRNSGVRVIRDGIVIFESTLTSLKRFKDDVKEVNTGYECGIGVEKFNDLKDGDIIEAFTMEEIKPQSL, via the coding sequence TTGGCAAAAGTAAGAATTTATGAACTAGCTAAAGATTTGGATATATCAAGTAAAGAGTTAATAAATATTTTAATGGAAGAGTTTGATATTAAAGTTAAAAACCACATGAGTGTAATCGATGACGAAGATGCTGAGTTATTAATGGAGCTTTTTGAAGATAAAAAAACAGAAAAAACCGAATCAGAAGTAGTCGATCACTATGAAAAGTTAGAAGACGAAAATACATTAAAAAATATCAAGAAGAAAAAAATCAAGAAAAATGCAAAAGACGAATCTAACGAAGAAATGACTAATGCAAAAGAAGATTTAGAAGATATTAAAGTAATTGAAATGGCAGAAACCATAACTGTTAAGGAATTTTCAGAAAAGATTAATAAGTCTGTAACAGATGTAATAAAGCAACTTATGTTATCTGGTGTAATGGCTGCCATAAATCAAGAAATTGATGTGCCTACAGCAAAAAAAGTAGCAGAGAAATTTAATGCTGTTATTGAAGTTATTAATAGAAATGATGTTCTAGAAGAGGAGAATGACTCTCTTTTAGCACTTTCAGATAAGGAAGATGAAGAGTTAGTAAAGAGACCTCCAATTGTAACTGTAATGGGTCACGTTGACCATGGAAAGACATCCCTATTAGATGCTATAAAACAAACGAAAGTAACAGATACAGAAGCTGGTGGTATTACTCAACATATAGGTGCATATACAGTAGAACTAAATGGTGAAAAAATTACTTTCCTGGATACACCTGGGCATGAAGCGTTTACAGCAATGAGAGCTAGAGGTGCACAACTTACGGACATAGTAATATTAGTAGTTGCAGCAGATGATGGTATTATGCCTCAGACTGTAGAAGCTATTAACCACTGTAAAGCTGCAGGTGTTTCTTTAATTGTAGCTATTAATAAAATAGATAAACCAGCTGCTAACATAGATAGAGTTAAACAAGAATTAACAGAACATGGCTTAATAACAGAGGACTGGGGTGGAGATACTATATGTGTTCCAGTATCAGCACATACCAAAGAAGGTATAGATAACTTATTAGAAATGGTACTATTAAGTTCTGAAATGTTGGAGTTAAAAGCTGACCCTGATAGAAGAGCTAGAGGAACAGTAGTTGAAGCACAGTTAGATAAAGGTAGAGGTCCAGTTGCTACTTTAATAGTTCAAAATGGTACTCTAAATGTGGGAGACTCCATAGTAGTTGGAACAACTTATGGTAGAATAAGAGCTATGTTTAATGATAAGGCTAGAAATATTAAGTCAGCAGGACCAGCAATGGCAGCAGAAGTCTTAGGACTTTCAGAAGTTCCTGAAGCAGGGGATAAGTTTGTTGTAATGAAAGATGAAAAGACTGCAAGAAATACTGCTGAAAAGAGAAAAGACAAATTAAGGGAACAAAAGCTTTTAAAATCTCATAAGGTTTCCCTTGAAGATTTGTATAACCAGATACAAGAGGGAAAAGTTAAAGAGTTAAGTTTAGTAGTTAAAGCTGATGTTCAGGGTTCTGTAGAGGCCTTAGCTCAATCGTTGGAAAAACTAAGTACCGATTCTGTAAAAGTTAGAGTAATCCATGGTGCAGCAGGTGCTATTACTGAAACTGACGTTATATTAGCATCAGCATCTAACGCTATAATATTAGGATTTAATGTTAGACCAGATGGCAATGCTATAGCATTAGCAGAAAAAGATGAGGTAGACATTAAAACTTATAGAATAATTTACGATGCTATTGAAGATGTTAAATCAGCTATGTTAGGATTACTAGACCCAGAATATAAAGAAGTTGTTTTAGGAAGTGCACAAGTAAGACAAATATATAAAATTTCTAATGTAGGAACTATAGCAGGATGCTACGTTTTAAATGGAAAGATTACAAGAAATAGTGGAGTTAGAGTAATTAGAGATGGTATAGTAATTTTTGAATCTACATTAACATCTTTAAAGAGATTTAAGGATGACGTTAAAGAAGTTAATACTGGATATGAGTGTGGAATTGGTGTAGAAAAATTCAATGATCTAAAAGATGGGGATATAATTGAAGCTTTCACAATGGAAGAAATAAAGCCACAAAGTTTATAA
- a CDS encoding polyribonucleotide nucleotidyltransferase, translating into MSHIHEVDLGGRKLKVESGRVGMLSDSAVFISYGDTVIMVNVNGSKEPREGIDFFPLSVEYEERLYAVGKIPGGFIKREGRPSEKAILSARAIDRPIRPLFPKGYRNDVQVVCTVLSVEQDNSPEILAMNGASTALCLSSLPFTIPVGNVLVGLIDGEFILNPTTEQREKSELHLVVSATEKRVMMIEAGANEVDEETMIAAINFGFKHCQEIVKFQKEAMKLFGKEKLQPSLYSPSEDIEKEVRDFAFDIIKEAMYITDKDQRNLAMDEVKVKIQEYFAERYDENSSDIGEITYRIQKEVVRNMLLNDNRRPDGRSFNEIRQIECDVKILPRTHGTGLFRRGLTQVMTVATLGALGDVQIIDGLGEESSKRYMHHYNFPAYSVGEVRPLRGPGRREIGHGALAERALEPLIPSEEEFPYTIRLVSEVLSSNGSTSQASVCGSTLALLDAGVPIKRPAAGIAMGLITNEDLTEEKVLTDIQGLEDFFGDMDFKVAGTEEGITSIQVDTKIEGLSEKVIHDAIYGAKKARLHILEKIKECIPEARNELSPYAPRMLTMKVDPEKIRDVIGAGGKTIKKIIAETNVTIDTNDDGTIVIMSSDMEAANKAFKIIETITKDVKQGEVYLGKVIKIAAFGAFVEILPNKEGLVHISKLDNKRVNKVEDIVSVGDEILVKVVEIDSQGRINLSRKDAMENPEEK; encoded by the coding sequence ATGAGTCATATACATGAAGTGGATTTAGGTGGTAGAAAACTTAAAGTAGAATCTGGAAGAGTAGGAATGCTATCTGATTCTGCTGTTTTTATAAGTTATGGTGACACAGTTATAATGGTAAACGTAAATGGATCTAAGGAACCAAGGGAAGGTATTGATTTCTTTCCTCTTAGTGTAGAATATGAGGAAAGACTCTATGCTGTTGGAAAAATCCCAGGTGGTTTTATAAAAAGGGAAGGAAGACCTTCTGAGAAGGCAATTTTAAGTGCAAGAGCAATTGACAGACCAATTAGGCCACTTTTCCCAAAGGGGTATAGAAACGATGTTCAAGTAGTATGTACTGTTTTATCTGTAGAACAGGATAATTCACCAGAAATATTAGCTATGAATGGTGCGTCAACAGCACTTTGCTTGTCATCCCTACCATTTACAATTCCAGTAGGAAATGTGCTTGTAGGTTTAATTGACGGAGAGTTTATATTAAATCCAACAACAGAGCAAAGAGAAAAGAGTGAACTTCATTTAGTAGTTAGTGCCACAGAGAAAAGAGTAATGATGATAGAAGCAGGTGCTAATGAAGTAGACGAAGAAACTATGATAGCTGCAATAAACTTTGGATTTAAACATTGTCAAGAAATAGTTAAATTTCAAAAGGAAGCAATGAAGTTATTTGGTAAAGAAAAATTACAACCTTCTCTATATTCTCCATCTGAAGATATAGAAAAAGAAGTTAGAGACTTTGCTTTTGATATAATTAAAGAAGCAATGTATATTACTGATAAAGATCAGAGAAATCTTGCTATGGATGAAGTGAAGGTTAAAATACAAGAATATTTTGCAGAGAGATATGATGAAAATTCTTCTGATATAGGTGAAATCACATATAGGATTCAAAAAGAAGTTGTTAGAAATATGCTTTTAAATGATAATAGAAGACCAGATGGTAGGAGCTTTAATGAAATTAGGCAAATAGAATGCGACGTTAAAATATTACCACGTACTCACGGAACTGGCTTATTTAGAAGAGGCCTAACTCAAGTTATGACAGTAGCAACTTTAGGTGCCTTAGGAGATGTTCAGATAATTGATGGACTTGGAGAAGAAAGTTCTAAAAGGTACATGCATCACTATAACTTCCCAGCTTATAGCGTTGGAGAGGTTAGACCATTAAGAGGTCCAGGAAGAAGGGAAATAGGGCATGGAGCTTTAGCTGAAAGAGCATTAGAGCCTCTAATTCCATCAGAAGAAGAATTTCCTTATACAATTAGATTAGTATCTGAAGTTTTAAGTTCAAATGGATCTACATCTCAAGCTAGTGTTTGTGGAAGTACTTTAGCATTATTAGATGCAGGTGTACCAATTAAAAGACCAGCAGCTGGTATAGCTATGGGACTTATAACTAACGAAGATTTAACAGAAGAAAAAGTCTTAACAGATATTCAAGGCTTGGAAGATTTCTTTGGTGATATGGATTTTAAAGTGGCGGGAACAGAAGAGGGTATAACTTCAATACAGGTAGACACTAAGATAGAGGGATTATCAGAAAAAGTTATTCATGATGCTATTTATGGAGCAAAAAAAGCTAGGCTACACATTTTAGAAAAGATTAAAGAATGTATACCAGAAGCTAGGAATGAACTTTCACCATATGCACCAAGAATGTTAACTATGAAGGTTGATCCTGAAAAAATAAGAGATGTTATTGGAGCAGGCGGAAAAACAATTAAAAAAATTATAGCTGAAACAAATGTTACTATTGATACTAACGATGATGGTACAATTGTTATAATGTCAAGCGATATGGAAGCTGCAAACAAAGCTTTCAAAATCATTGAAACCATAACAAAGGATGTTAAGCAAGGAGAAGTTTATTTAGGAAAAGTTATTAAAATAGCTGCTTTTGGAGCTTTTGTAGAAATACTTCCTAATAAGGAAGGCTTAGTTCATATATCTAAGCTTGACAATAAAAGAGTAAATAAAGTTGAAGACATAGTATCTGTAGGAGATGAAATCCTAGTTAAAGTAGTGGAAATTGATAGTCAGGGAAGAATAAATCTTTCAAGAAAAGATGCTATGGAAAATCCTGAAGAAAAGTAA
- a CDS encoding M16 family metallopeptidase: MYEVITLKNGLRVVLENISYVKSISIGLWIENGSRNENITNSGVSHFIEHMLFKGTYNRTSKEIVETIEDIGGQINAFTSKEVTCFYTKALDNHLELCLDVLADMLLNSKFDAEDIEKEKKVIFEEIKMSEDSPEEVLSDIHNVAIWGEDPISMPILGTYNSLNRLSREHILDYFKKYYVPENAVISICGNFKTDTIYNVIEKFFGNWESSTSKKSNYTTPKILNNNVFRHKDVEQTHFSLGIHGLPTGHEDMYALNLLTNLFAGGASSNLFQKIREELSLCYTIYGYSSSLINTGVVNIYTALNSEYIKEAYKEIEKELYEFSKENLSESKLKKAKEQLKGNYILALESTTNRMFSNGKSCLILNEIKTPEDILNKIDGINSVVIDKVLNETFRKGIINGAFLSKDYEKVKKSLPFKIENI, translated from the coding sequence ATGTATGAAGTTATTACTTTAAAAAATGGCCTACGAGTAGTATTAGAAAATATAAGTTATGTAAAATCTATAAGTATTGGATTATGGATAGAAAATGGTTCAAGAAATGAAAATATCACAAATAGTGGTGTATCTCATTTTATAGAACATATGCTCTTTAAGGGGACATATAATAGAACATCCAAGGAAATAGTCGAAACCATAGAAGATATCGGTGGTCAAATAAATGCTTTTACAAGTAAAGAAGTTACTTGCTTTTATACAAAAGCTTTAGATAATCATCTTGAATTATGTCTAGATGTTTTAGCAGATATGTTATTAAATAGTAAATTTGATGCAGAAGATATTGAGAAAGAAAAGAAAGTTATATTTGAAGAAATTAAGATGAGTGAAGATAGCCCAGAGGAAGTATTATCTGATATACATAATGTAGCTATATGGGGAGAAGATCCTATTTCAATGCCTATTTTAGGTACTTATAATAGTTTAAACAGGCTTAGTAGAGAACATATTCTAGATTATTTTAAAAAATATTATGTTCCAGAGAATGCTGTAATATCTATATGTGGTAACTTTAAAACAGATACTATATATAATGTAATAGAAAAATTTTTTGGCAATTGGGAGAGTTCTACAAGTAAAAAGAGTAATTATACTACACCTAAAATACTAAATAACAATGTATTTAGACATAAAGACGTGGAACAAACCCACTTTAGTTTAGGAATCCATGGACTTCCTACAGGACACGAAGATATGTATGCATTAAATCTTCTTACAAACTTATTTGCTGGTGGAGCGTCTTCAAATTTATTTCAAAAAATAAGAGAAGAGTTAAGTTTGTGTTATACGATATATGGATATAGTTCTTCTCTAATAAATACAGGTGTTGTAAATATATATACTGCCTTAAATTCAGAGTATATAAAAGAAGCTTACAAAGAAATTGAAAAGGAACTTTATGAATTTTCAAAAGAAAATCTATCTGAGAGTAAATTAAAAAAAGCAAAGGAACAATTAAAGGGTAATTATATATTAGCACTAGAAAGTACCACTAATAGGATGTTTAGCAATGGAAAGTCATGTTTGATTTTAAATGAAATAAAAACTCCAGAGGATATACTAAATAAAATAGATGGAATTAACTCTGTAGTAATAGATAAGGTTCTAAATGAGACTTTTAGAAAAGGAATTATTAATGGTGCATTTTTGAGTAAAGATTATGAAAAAGTAAAAAAATCTCTTCCATTTAAAATAGAAAATATATAA
- the rpsO gene encoding 30S ribosomal protein S15, producing MDKATKEQIIKQFGKHEGDTGSPEVQIALLTHRINHLNEHLKSHKKDFHSRRGLLMMVGQRRGFLNYLMKQDVERYRAIIGKLGLRK from the coding sequence ATGGATAAGGCAACTAAAGAACAAATAATTAAACAATTCGGTAAACATGAAGGAGATACAGGTTCTCCAGAAGTTCAAATTGCACTTTTAACTCACAGAATTAATCATTTAAATGAGCATCTAAAATCTCATAAAAAAGATTTTCACTCAAGAAGAGGTCTTTTAATGATGGTTGGTCAAAGAAGAGGTTTCTTAAACTATCTTATGAAACAAGATGTTGAAAGATACCGTGCAATAATCGGAAAATTAGGTTTAAGAAAATAA
- the dapG gene encoding aspartate kinase: protein MKLIIQKFGGTSVSTEVRRKKTVEKIKGAIKEGYIPIVVVSAMGRIGSPYATDTLISLITKEFKNKNLQALDTIMSCGEIISTVVMCNELFNVGIEALPLSGGQAGIITDNNYNNANILDVDKNKILDIIKDGKIPVVAGFQGITKDGFITTIGRGGSDVTAALLGAALKADKVVIYTDVDGIMTTDPRIVPEASLIKEINYEEIFQFAEQGAKVIHPRAVEIAKKNGIPLLIKNTMSESEGTLIGDFYQPDLNKVVTGITNINGRTQFRVKCCNENYFKLFDTFAENNISLDLINVFPKEKIFTVDQEYKDKTESIINNFKLQYEIIDRCSKISIIGSGMKGKPGVMARILTALTRKKVEVLQTADSHMTIWCLVREDDVKNAIKSLHEEFKL, encoded by the coding sequence ATGAAGCTAATTATACAAAAGTTTGGAGGAACCTCCGTATCTACCGAGGTTAGAAGAAAAAAAACTGTAGAAAAAATAAAAGGTGCAATAAAAGAAGGATATATTCCTATAGTAGTAGTATCTGCAATGGGGAGAATAGGATCACCCTATGCAACAGATACTCTAATATCGCTAATAACCAAAGAATTTAAAAATAAAAATTTACAAGCATTAGATACTATAATGAGTTGTGGCGAAATAATTAGCACGGTAGTTATGTGTAATGAACTTTTTAATGTAGGAATTGAAGCGTTACCCCTATCAGGAGGACAAGCCGGAATCATAACAGATAATAATTATAATAATGCTAATATATTAGATGTTGATAAAAATAAAATTTTAGATATTATTAAAGATGGAAAAATTCCAGTAGTAGCTGGATTTCAAGGTATAACTAAAGATGGTTTTATAACTACAATAGGTAGAGGCGGAAGTGATGTAACTGCAGCTTTACTTGGGGCTGCATTAAAAGCCGATAAGGTAGTTATATATACAGATGTTGATGGTATTATGACAACTGACCCTAGAATAGTTCCTGAAGCCTCTTTAATAAAGGAAATAAACTATGAAGAAATATTCCAGTTTGCAGAACAGGGTGCAAAAGTTATTCATCCTCGTGCGGTAGAAATAGCTAAGAAAAATGGAATACCACTTTTAATAAAAAATACAATGAGTGAAAGCGAAGGAACCTTAATTGGAGATTTCTATCAACCTGATTTAAATAAGGTTGTAACAGGTATAACTAATATTAATGGAAGGACCCAATTTAGAGTTAAATGTTGTAATGAAAATTATTTTAAACTATTTGACACTTTCGCTGAAAATAATATAAGTTTAGATCTTATAAATGTATTTCCAAAAGAGAAGATATTTACAGTGGATCAAGAATATAAAGATAAAACAGAGAGTATAATAAATAACTTTAAACTTCAATATGAAATTATAGACAGATGTAGTAAAATTTCTATAATAGGTTCAGGCATGAAGGGAAAACCTGGAGTTATGGCAAGAATATTAACAGCACTTACAAGAAAAAAAGTTGAAGTACTTCAAACTGCAGATTCTCACATGACTATATGGTGCCTAGTGAGAGAAGATGATGTTAAGAATGCAATAAAATCTCTGCATGAAGAGTTTAAATTATAA
- the rbfA gene encoding 30S ribosome-binding factor RbfA translates to MAKYRSGRLNEEIKKHVSDIIQNRIKDPRLSGLISVTNVDVTKDLSYAKVYVSIFGDEDTEKKSLDVLKKSSGFIRTELSRNLKIRHIPEIIIENDKSLEYGMHIDSILKKMDTKEK, encoded by the coding sequence ATGGCTAAATATAGAAGTGGAAGATTAAATGAAGAAATAAAAAAACATGTAAGTGATATTATCCAAAACAGAATTAAGGATCCTAGACTTTCAGGATTGATAAGTGTGACGAATGTAGATGTTACAAAAGATTTAAGCTATGCAAAAGTTTATGTTAGTATATTTGGAGATGAAGATACTGAGAAAAAATCTTTAGATGTATTAAAAAAATCTTCTGGATTTATAAGAACAGAACTTAGTCGTAATTTGAAGATAAGGCACATTCCTGAAATAATTATTGAAAACGATAAAAGCTTAGAATATGGTATGCATATAGACTCAATTCTTAAAAAGATGGATACTAAGGAAAAGTAA
- the truB gene encoding tRNA pseudouridine(55) synthase TruB encodes MNNVSGIIIIDKPKGITSFGVVNKLKKITGLKKIGHTGTLDPLATGVLPICIGKATKAVNYLIKDDKEYIAQIKLGETTDTYDKEGKIELIRPINSSVQDIIKVLNSFKGNILQTPPKYSALKLNGKKMYELARAGVEFEVKKREVEIYSLEIVDINLPFIEIKVNCSKGTYIRSLAYDIGENLGCGAHIYNLRRVSSGNFNLNSAIELQQIDLDTINKNIIPIENIFENFSKVELDTYFEKLFINGVPIKDKRLTSKIMENGLYRVYNINRLFLGLGNREKDYFKLESLF; translated from the coding sequence ATGAATAACGTTAGTGGAATAATTATAATAGATAAACCTAAGGGAATTACATCTTTTGGTGTTGTGAATAAACTAAAAAAAATTACAGGCTTAAAAAAAATAGGCCATACTGGTACTTTAGACCCCTTAGCTACAGGGGTCTTACCTATATGTATTGGAAAAGCTACCAAAGCAGTAAACTATTTAATAAAAGACGATAAGGAATATATCGCGCAAATTAAATTAGGAGAAACTACAGATACTTATGACAAAGAAGGTAAAATAGAACTCATTAGACCTATAAATTCTTCAGTACAAGATATTATAAAAGTTTTGAATTCCTTTAAAGGAAATATACTTCAAACTCCACCTAAGTATTCAGCTTTAAAATTAAATGGTAAAAAGATGTATGAGCTAGCTAGGGCAGGGGTTGAATTTGAAGTTAAAAAAAGAGAGGTAGAAATATACAGTTTAGAAATAGTAGATATAAATCTTCCTTTTATAGAAATTAAGGTTAATTGCTCAAAAGGTACATATATAAGAAGTCTTGCCTATGATATAGGAGAAAACCTAGGCTGTGGAGCTCACATATATAATTTAAGAAGAGTATCTTCTGGAAACTTTAACTTAAATAGTGCTATAGAGTTGCAACAGATAGATTTGGATACTATAAATAAAAATATTATACCTATAGAAAATATCTTTGAAAATTTTAGTAAAGTTGAGTTAGATACTTATTTTGAAAAATTATTTATAAATGGAGTACCAATAAAAGATAAAAGGTTAACTTCTAAAATTATGGAAAATGGTTTATACAGGGTGTATAATATTAATAGACTGTTTTTAGGATTAGGTAATCGTGAAAAAGATTATTTTAAATTGGAAAGTTTATTTTAA
- a CDS encoding ribosomal L7Ae/L30e/S12e/Gadd45 family protein produces MKNNEKFYNLLRIAKKAGALTEGYNRVENAIKNKKVFLVFISKELSINSQRKFKNYALKKEFYLIENAPLDDIGEFLGNSNIKVLGITDSSFSTSLKSLYIKD; encoded by the coding sequence ATGAAGAATAATGAAAAGTTTTATAACCTTCTTAGAATAGCTAAAAAAGCTGGTGCTTTGACAGAAGGATATAATAGAGTTGAGAATGCTATAAAAAATAAAAAAGTTTTTCTTGTTTTTATTTCTAAAGAGTTATCAATAAACTCACAAAGAAAATTTAAAAATTATGCTCTTAAAAAAGAGTTTTATTTAATTGAAAACGCTCCTTTAGATGATATAGGAGAGTTTTTAGGAAATAGTAATATAAAAGTGCTAGGAATTACAGATAGTTCCTTTAGTACTAGTCTTAAATCTTTATATATTAAAGATTAA
- a CDS encoding bifunctional riboflavin kinase/FAD synthetase, with translation MRIIEDNFKEKLSEFTYIALGSFDGIHRGHLNLVRKTVKLARENNCKSMIYTFKNHPMSIINKDKMPKLIQNNEEKVEILRQEGIDILNFVQFSKEYMKIKAKEFVEKLVKCYNVKGIVVGFNYKFGYKNEGNIELLKILSKKYNFQVFICEPIEYEGNLISSTNIRNLISNGKVDRARILLSRPFAIEGTVVEGKKLGRKLGFPTINLRFNQNKILPKTGVYYTAVKYSNRIFKGITDVGYNPTVNGKVLSIETYILDFNKEIYGEDVIVYFLERIRDEEKFDSLNELIEVLKKDKVYAEKRKLCL, from the coding sequence ATGAGAATTATAGAAGATAACTTTAAAGAAAAGCTTTCAGAGTTTACTTATATTGCCTTAGGGAGTTTTGATGGAATACATAGAGGGCACTTAAACCTCGTTAGAAAAACGGTAAAATTGGCAAGAGAAAATAATTGTAAGAGCATGATATATACTTTTAAAAATCATCCTATGAGTATTATAAATAAGGATAAAATGCCTAAGCTTATCCAAAATAATGAGGAAAAAGTTGAAATATTAAGGCAAGAGGGTATAGATATATTGAACTTTGTCCAATTTAGTAAAGAGTATATGAAAATAAAAGCAAAAGAATTCGTTGAAAAATTAGTTAAATGTTACAATGTTAAAGGTATAGTAGTAGGCTTTAACTATAAATTTGGGTACAAAAATGAAGGAAATATAGAGCTTTTAAAGATTTTGAGTAAAAAATATAATTTTCAAGTTTTCATATGTGAACCTATAGAATATGAGGGAAACTTAATTAGTAGCACTAATATTAGAAACTTAATTAGTAATGGTAAAGTAGATAGAGCTAGAATTCTTCTAAGTAGACCATTCGCCATAGAAGGAACAGTAGTAGAAGGAAAAAAACTTGGAAGAAAGTTAGGATTTCCAACTATAAACCTAAGATTTAACCAAAACAAGATATTACCTAAAACAGGTGTATATTATACAGCAGTAAAATATAGCAATAGAATATTTAAGGGAATTACTGATGTAGGATATAATCCTACAGTAAATGGTAAAGTTTTGAGTATTGAGACATATATATTAGATTTCAATAAAGAAATATATGGTGAAGATGTTATAGTATATTTTTTAGAACGAATAAGAGATGAAGAAAAATTTGATTCCTTAAATGAACTTATTGAAGTTCTAAAGAAGGATAAAGTTTATGCTGAAAAAAGAAAATTATGTTTATAA
- a CDS encoding YlmC/YmxH family sporulation protein has protein sequence MDNNKFFSEMERYEIININDGDKYSFLGNNDVAIDEEGNLKLLLLNNSKNSFSLFSKNDFFEVSWDCVKKIGSKTIIIDMEREYNK, from the coding sequence ATGGATAATAATAAATTTTTTAGTGAAATGGAGAGATATGAAATAATTAATATAAATGATGGTGATAAATATAGTTTTTTGGGGAATAATGATGTTGCAATAGATGAGGAAGGCAATTTAAAATTATTATTATTAAACAATTCTAAGAATAGTTTTAGTCTTTTTTCTAAAAATGATTTTTTTGAGGTATCATGGGATTGTGTAAAAAAAATAGGATCAAAAACTATAATAATTGACATGGAGCGAGAATACAATAAGTAA